The Bacteroidales bacterium genome has a window encoding:
- a CDS encoding transglutaminase domain-containing protein produces the protein MRKLRTTIWLAILLLINLITSAQEKHLISDHSYRNIVHNQFLKSKELAKGRANILFGVFNNPISLEQKEALEFLYAFMPLSDLAMHNGNYVLSQVNTALQAREFFSWGKSIPEEIFRHFVLPYRINNEYTDTSRQVFYKEIKDRIKGLSMYEAALEVNHWCHEKVTYKASDDRTSGPLTTVRNALGRCGEESTFTVAALRSVCLPARQVYTPRWAHTDDNHAWVEIWVDGKWYFLGACEPEPEPNMGWFAAPVKRAMMTHTVVFGQYQGFEEKLQVEDKYTRINLLANYTQTRTIPVKVLKTDGKSAAFAKVEFMLYNYAEFYPIATKYSDRKGICSAISGYGDLIIWASHNGFYGYQKVSGNSTDTIIVVLTPPNYKSFVEQYDLVPPVTQSIPVTDANKAAINNQCLQNEDLIRNKYISTFIDSASIINLAKQKEFHYNQIATSLKNSRGNWREIYTFINSLDLKDTTDGFTILRNISEKDTHDALASTLNDHLKSLSTFPVIDNTISKENIERDIISPRIGQEFITPWRSFLQKSFSKKDIEEFRKDPTTLVKWISQTIKTDTLSNYYNVPLNPESVFEMKVADRYSRDIFFVASCRSFGIPARIESATRKPQYLQNNKWVDVLFEKQVTVELPKGEVILTNQSSDKNFIPQYYTHFTIARLDKGQFTTLDYETDPNLKTFPCKLNLETGYYRLMTGNRLNNGSVKCRIEYFTVEKDKKVEIPIIVLPIETQTGVLGKADLDAGFNSLDGKSEFILKSYLGKKGLVVAVIDPDKEPTKHLMEDIQLVKSGFEQWGGQILFIVAKDKLSKDFNSSIYKNIPKISTFGYDPTGDVTDAIDLMCGKNTGTQYPQVSVINANGEIIFYSEGYSIGMGETILKNLSNK, from the coding sequence ATGAGAAAACTAAGAACAACCATCTGGTTAGCAATATTATTGCTAATAAATTTAATAACATCTGCACAGGAAAAGCATTTAATTTCTGACCATTCATATCGAAATATTGTTCACAATCAATTTCTTAAAAGTAAAGAGCTAGCAAAAGGAAGAGCGAATATTCTCTTTGGAGTATTTAACAATCCTATTTCCCTTGAACAAAAAGAGGCTCTCGAATTCCTTTATGCTTTTATGCCCTTAAGTGATCTTGCTATGCATAATGGTAATTATGTTCTTTCGCAGGTCAACACCGCTCTTCAGGCTCGAGAATTCTTCTCCTGGGGAAAATCAATTCCTGAAGAAATCTTTAGGCATTTCGTACTACCGTATCGAATCAATAACGAGTATACCGATACCTCTCGTCAGGTTTTTTATAAGGAGATAAAAGATAGAATAAAAGGATTGTCTATGTATGAAGCCGCATTGGAGGTTAACCATTGGTGTCATGAGAAGGTAACTTATAAAGCCTCTGATGATCGTACATCTGGCCCTCTTACAACTGTTCGGAATGCTCTTGGTCGTTGTGGCGAAGAATCAACCTTTACCGTTGCTGCATTGCGTTCTGTGTGCCTTCCTGCTCGTCAGGTTTATACTCCCCGTTGGGCTCATACCGATGATAATCATGCATGGGTTGAGATTTGGGTTGATGGGAAATGGTATTTCCTTGGAGCTTGTGAACCTGAGCCAGAACCTAATATGGGTTGGTTTGCAGCACCAGTTAAACGAGCGATGATGACCCATACTGTGGTGTTTGGGCAATATCAGGGATTCGAGGAAAAACTGCAAGTTGAGGACAAGTATACTCGCATAAATCTGCTTGCCAACTACACGCAAACTAGGACGATTCCAGTAAAAGTGCTGAAAACTGATGGTAAATCTGCGGCATTTGCAAAGGTTGAATTTATGCTCTATAATTATGCTGAATTCTATCCAATTGCAACTAAATACTCCGACAGAAAAGGCATCTGTTCAGCAATTTCGGGTTATGGCGATTTAATCATTTGGGCATCGCATAATGGTTTCTATGGCTACCAAAAAGTTTCGGGTAATTCTACTGATACTATAATTGTAGTATTAACACCTCCAAATTATAAATCATTTGTAGAGCAATACGACCTTGTACCCCCTGTAACGCAGTCCATTCCTGTGACCGATGCAAATAAGGCAGCAATTAATAATCAGTGTTTACAAAATGAGGATTTGATCCGAAATAAATACATATCAACATTTATTGATTCCGCATCAATCATTAATCTAGCAAAACAGAAAGAGTTTCATTATAACCAAATTGCTACATCACTAAAAAATAGCCGTGGTAACTGGAGGGAAATTTACACCTTTATTAATAGTCTTGATTTAAAAGATACTACTGATGGTTTTACAATTCTTAGAAATATCTCCGAAAAAGATACTCATGATGCGCTAGCCTCAACACTTAACGACCACTTGAAGAGTTTATCTACTTTTCCTGTGATTGATAATACTATAAGTAAAGAGAATATTGAAAGGGACATAATATCACCTAGAATTGGACAGGAGTTTATTACACCATGGAGAAGTTTTCTACAAAAATCATTTAGTAAAAAAGATATTGAAGAGTTTAGAAAAGATCCTACGACTCTAGTTAAATGGATCTCTCAAACTATAAAAACAGACACCTTAAGCAATTACTATAACGTTCCACTAAACCCCGAAAGTGTATTCGAAATGAAGGTTGCGGATAGATATTCCCGCGATATCTTTTTTGTTGCTTCGTGTCGTAGTTTTGGTATCCCAGCTCGTATTGAATCAGCAACCCGTAAACCACAGTATTTGCAAAACAATAAGTGGGTTGATGTTCTTTTCGAAAAACAAGTAACTGTTGAATTGCCGAAAGGAGAGGTTATCCTAACGAACCAGTCGAGCGATAAAAACTTTATCCCTCAATACTACACTCATTTTACTATAGCGCGGCTTGATAAGGGTCAATTTACAACCCTTGATTATGAAACAGATCCAAATCTTAAAACATTCCCGTGTAAACTTAATCTCGAAACTGGCTATTACCGTTTAATGACCGGGAATCGACTTAACAACGGTTCTGTTAAGTGCAGAATTGAATACTTCACTGTTGAGAAGGACAAAAAGGTAGAGATTCCAATTATTGTGCTTCCCATTGAAACTCAAACAGGGGTGCTTGGTAAAGCAGATCTCGATGCAGGATTTAATTCTTTAGATGGAAAATCGGAGTTTATACTAAAGAGTTACCTTGGGAAAAAGGGTTTAGTTGTTGCCGTTATAGATCCTGATAAAGAACCCACCAAACACCTAATGGAGGATATACAATTAGTAAAATCAGGCTTTGAACAATGGGGCGGACAAATTCTCTTTATCGTTGCAAAGGATAAACTATCTAAAGACTTCAACTCTTCAATCTATAAAAACATTCCAAAGATTTCTACTTTTGGATACGATCCAACTGGCGATGTGACAGATGCCATTGATTTGATGTGTGGAAAAAACACTGGGACACAATATCCACAGGTATCGGTTATTAATGCTAATGGAGAGATAATCTTTTATTCAGAAGGATATAGCATTGGAATGGGGGAAACTATCTTGAAGAATTTGAGTAATAAGTAA
- a CDS encoding copper homeostasis protein CutC — protein sequence MFILEICANSIQSAINAQETGAHRVELCENLAQGGTTPSFGFLSQARKLLNIKLNVLIRPRTGDFLYSDLEFNIIKEDIKAAKDLGADGIVCGILLTNGDVDIERTKVLVELAKPMSFTFHRAFDFTNDPFKSLNDIISIGADRVLTSGQQPTAIQGEHLIRELVKQSNGKIIIMPGSGVNAENIAYLLETGATEFHMSGVSSLESKMTFRKLGMTLGNPDTDYKIQESSIEKVNAVLAILNKE from the coding sequence ATGTTTATCCTTGAAATATGCGCCAACTCAATTCAAAGTGCCATAAACGCTCAGGAAACTGGAGCGCATCGGGTAGAACTTTGCGAAAACCTTGCTCAAGGAGGGACAACACCATCATTTGGTTTCTTATCCCAAGCAAGAAAATTATTAAATATCAAACTTAATGTTCTTATTCGTCCTCGAACAGGAGATTTCCTCTATTCAGATTTAGAATTCAATATAATAAAAGAGGATATCAAAGCAGCCAAAGATCTTGGTGCTGATGGGATTGTTTGTGGAATTCTGCTTACTAATGGAGATGTTGACATTGAACGTACAAAAGTATTAGTTGAATTGGCAAAACCAATGTCCTTTACATTCCATAGAGCATTTGACTTTACCAATGATCCATTTAAATCTCTTAATGATATTATTTCAATTGGTGCCGACAGGGTTTTAACATCTGGGCAACAACCAACAGCCATTCAGGGAGAGCATCTAATAAGAGAACTGGTGAAACAGAGCAACGGCAAAATCATTATTATGCCCGGAAGCGGAGTGAATGCAGAAAATATTGCATACCTTCTCGAAACAGGTGCAACAGAATTTCACATGAGCGGTGTTTCATCCTTAGAAAGTAAAATGACCTTCCGAAAATTGGGAATGACACTCGGAAATCCCGATACAGATTACAAAATACAAGAAAGCAGTATTGAGAAGGTAAACGCTGTTCTTGCTATTCTTAATAAAGAATAA